The Bombus huntii isolate Logan2020A chromosome 2, iyBomHunt1.1, whole genome shotgun sequence genomic interval TGTGTATCTCTTTGTATCGGCtaacgaaataataaattccgAATGAAAAGTAAAAGACGTTGGAGAGATATTACGATCTAGAGCTATGATCTTCATTCCAATTGAACAGGCAGATCACTTTAGCAGGGGAATACCAAGTGGCCGGAACTCCAGCTCTGTACGAGCGCGATCGCGACAGAGAAAAGGTCAGAATTCCTGGCCCGATCAAAGAGGACATCGCAGTCTATGTACGTAATAGTAACTAATTAACTAactcttttcttttcgttttattcCACGTATGCTTCCTCTCGACAAATTGCTTATCCGTCTCATTCGCTTTTTCCTCGATTCTTCGAGCGTGGACACGTATATTCGCTACGAATTCTTTAGCTACTTTCTTCCCATTCTCAATAATTTTGTCCCATCACTTCAGTTGATTTCCAGAGGACATTATCGGAATTTCGGGCTGCGATACGAGTACACAGTGCCGAAAAAGGAGCCTGATCGGGCACCGGAATACTCGTGGGTATTTTCCGACTGGTCGCTGTGCACGGCCACTTGCGGCGGTGGCACGCAAACCTCCAAAGCACTCTGCAACGAGAAGAAGAGCGGGGTCGTCGAGGACCACTTTTGCGAGGGCATCGAAAAGCCGGAATCGATTTTGCGAGAATGCAATCTGAATCCATGCCCAGCCAGGTAAAACGAAAGCCCAGCCTCCATGGTATAGGAAAAATCGGATTAAAGCTTCTCGGTCGCGATAATATGGGGGTACATTGAATCTGACCAcagacaaattttatttaccgTTCGACTCGACGTTCCGACCGCTCCAACGCGACATCCAATGCAACGTGATTCGTTGACTTTCACTTTTGTTAAAAAGATACGTAACagcttttcttttctttttcgttttaattaaCTCGAACGAATTTAACAATAATGAATTCGAATAATATACTCAAACGATAATCGATTGTTTCGTTTTGCCAAAATTAGATGGTGGATCGGTCCATGGCAAATGTGCCCGGTATCGTGCGGAGAGGGTGCTCTTCGAAAACGATCGGTGATGTGTGTCTCTTCGGGAGTGGGCCCCGATAGATCGGATTTGGCTCTGCCCGATCGAGACTGTAACCGGGACGTGAGACCCGAAGAGGTCAGCCCGTGTCTAAACTTACCCCCTTGCAGCTCCACCGAACCACCATTGATCGTCTACGCGGACAACAAGGATGCCTCTTTCTACAACGTGAGCTCCAACGATCAAAATGGAATCACGATCGTCGATAGTCTTACTACCGAGGAGCCAGAGATCCTCGAATTCGACAATGTGGTCGATGAAAATCCAGATAATTCCATGTATAATACCAAGTCGAAGTGGATCGTCTCGAAATGGAGTCATTGTACGAATGGTAAGAGAACTAGGAAGGTGACCTGCTCGATGCAAGGAGACTGCAATCCAGAAAACAAGCCGGCCACCATCGAACTTTGCCAAGGTGGGAGATGGATCACTGGTGAGTTATTCATTATCATGGCATAAAATATACTGTTATCCTTCTTATTTTCAATCTATAACTAGGACAAGTTGCTCGCGTATATCCAAAGAGTCACgtaagaattaaaaaaggCCAATAAGTCGAGTCGGATTAAGACAGCataattattttcatggtTGGTCGTTTATGTCACGCTAAGACGGTAATCGAGTTTATCCGTGCTGCTAATAATATCTTTTTGAAGCCTGGCCCGTTGCCAAAGACAACAAGGAGACGATCAAGCGTATAAAACCTCCGTCTTTATGGGCATGCTTACAGGAAAATGGGAGTCCTGCAACGCGAGCTGCCTCGTGAGAGTCGGCGTTAAGCGAAGGGAAGTCGAGTGTCGTGATCGTATAACAGAATTACTGTCCGACGATTGCAACCCCGAGAGAAAGCCGATCGATACGAGGCGTTGTTATCATAGGCGGCAATGCGCGAACGATAAATCTGGTAATTGCACACGCCAGAGGGAATCGGTCATTAAAGGATATCCGTAACTACCTGAACGTATGCATGGAAACtcgttatttcttttcttttctttcgccCCTTTAATGCGTATCTGGAAAGCAACAGTTTTCACGGATCATTAACCACAGTGTACGTATACCGGGAATTAATGTCTTCAAGCGAACGGTTTACGATACACTTCTCCGCAAGTATCttcttccttcgtttcttctaTGATATTAATTATCATAGTTACGCGCGCGCGcttgtatgtgtgtgtgtaagaGCTTCGTTTAACGACTCGCAATAATACAAGCTAGCATTGATGCTGATTCTTGCTAATTCTtgcattttaatatattccttcTTATCAGTTTACACTAGACAGAActaataaaaagagaaagatttCAATGTAATCTATCAACTAATTATAATTAGGTTTCTTTAGATATGTAAcgtaaaaacaaataaaactgTTTCAGAGTGTAAGGATACTATTGTACCAGCCTCAATGTGCGCGTCATATAGGCGCATGTGCGATGTGTCATTGATCGTGCAGGATAAATGCTGTGCCACGTGTTTCAAAAAACGAAGACACAGTCGTCGCGACAGAAGACACATTCCCGATCATtgacaagtcgaaaatccagcAGCCGAATCGATCAACTTTCGCTTTTGAACAACCCTTCTAGATCCAGCCTAAAACAGGATCCGTCCTATGTCTGTACTTGCTTCGAAGATTGTCGGAAAATCGCGTAATATATTCCTAATACGGCCGAGTTAAACATCGAATTTCGATGCAATACAGTCAAGTtaagtaacaataaaaaaagtgacgaaaattcaaagtgtACCTAACATTCCGATATAAATGACATTATAATGAAGTATAAATTTTGGACACTGTCATAAAGTTTCCGAATAAACAAATTAACAACATCGTACGTAAATTTAAGGTGAATATTCGTAACTTTGTAGCTCTAGCGATACAACGGTgcaaatacatataaaagttaatgaaatttccaagATGTACAAATATACGCaaaatgtgaaaatatatcgaattcctgtatatatatacaaaatatgtataaacactcgatatatttttgaattaaATGTAACGTTACGAATTTTAAGGTACGTGTCCACTTGAGTGTACAACTATCGCGAGTTGCTCTTTACAGTATTTCCCACAACTGGACATTGCTGAGTGACTATCTGATCTGATGATTCTatgtaataaatcaataacataaatttgtactaaaataaacaaactgctatattctttatttgattataatatcgttaaattaaaatcccttttcaaataaaatataacaaagcTTTTTTCCgctaaaatgtaaattttacatatcttattattgtttatacatatattttattagcaaAATGATAtacttgatatttttatgGTACTAAACTTTTGTACAatcatatacgtatatgtaagACTGCGACTCTTCAACTGTTCGTGCAACTCActtacacaaaaaaaaaaaaaaaaaaaaaaaaaaaaaaaaaacgtagaATAAAAGACAAATTTAATTCTTGAACAACCAatgaataaaacgaaatattttgagATAAGTGATTCCTTATAATGAATTAACCtcttaatatataaatagaatgaAACTCGATACGTTCATTGTGTACATTGCATACAATAAACAAATTACATATCCCAAACGTCGTTGGTATGTCAAAGgtttaatctttaatctgCAAATTTCTAAAATGCAGATAGAAAATGTCTAATATCGATTACAAACTACTTTAtctaatttcatatttatttcaagtaTATGATACACATTCTCCTACTTTTTGTAATAGTTATTTACTTTACAAATTTGAGAATACAGCTACAAAAGATCGTCTATCCCCTCTTTTGAgcgttatatttatttacattacaCGAAATGTACAGCGGAACCCCCATTACTCCGATCCATATAGCTATACCAAATGCCACTTTTTCCTGCAatgaaaaagatattattGCCAATTATATAGTTTAAACGGTCTATAATCTTACAGATATTATCATTAtaacgatactacatatatgtaaaatacatCAAGAATGTCATTTTAAATCAAATGCCTAAGTAATTAtcgttataattaattttaagttATTTATCAAccttttatacttttatattcacataaattttattccaacaaTGTATCATATATAACTaaagttaaatatataatatgctATATCATTCAAACATAAaacttaattaattctttGCATTTGAAATTTATGCTTTTTCAcaataataatgtataaagtTTATCTATATccttaaataaatatactgaACGGACtaataaatacttttatgTAGCTCAAATTAATTCATATATtggttttattaaaaacaatcATACAATTTTAAGAGATTACtaatatttgcaaaatttaatAAGAACGCCCCAAAAATCAATTAGCCTGTTACATAACATAACCTTATATATGAATTACCGATATAAATGCTCACGAAAATGCTTTTCGAACTGTAAACAGAACACTGTCCTTATAGTAGACAAATTTTTTgattcaaaataaatatttaattgctGCCGTCAGCTTCTTATGTAAGtgcatttaataaaaatagtacTTACGGCAAAAGGTACTCTAACCCTTGGTGGTGTAGCAAGAAGTGTTCTACGTTGATTCTGACATACATTTAGTAATCTCGGTACTTTCCTAACTGTGTTTTGAATCGCGTacatgttttttcttttcacaaAATTTAACCCTTAGAAAGAACTTACTCGCTGTGCGAATCAAAGACGAATAATGAATAGAAAGGTCACCAATCAACAAATTCAGCAAACTGCACGATTTATGTATTACCGCCTCTAGCGGTCAAACGACCCAACTACACGCACATTTACTTCCTCCGGTACCTTCAGCCGTAGGAACGAGGGGGGGAATGTAAATACGTTCGTATCGGAGTTAACCGGAATATGCCGATGCTTAGGGGCGATTTGAAAACGAGCGgtaaaacgttacaccataccgTTATAACAAGAAGTTTCTGTAGACTTGATATTACAACGATTAGTGATATGATCTCATTCTATTTTgacatgaaaataataattaaactttCAAACGAtgtaatgaaaaattgtatGTTAGGTAGTTTATACAATTTTAGATAATCGTCTTTGcttcaatttattaattgcGTTCCCCAGGAAATAAATATCTATTCTGCATTAACAAGTGTTTATAAACTTATACTTTTATTGAGATGATACACATATGAACAAAAACCTTTTTCAGACATACAGACTATCTACCAAGTAAAGAAAAGCTTTTTATAGCATATTCTTTTCTTGTTGTCCTTCTTGACCGGTGAGGTAGAACatggaataaataatttgtaccatagaaaaattattaaaattacataagatagtaaataagtaatataaaaaatatatacaatacatCTATATTTCTATGCAGAAACGCACACACATATTCGTAAGTACGAATTGTCATTCAACGTgcaacacacacacacaaatcAACACATTAGTCTTTATAGCTCACTATTAAAAAGTTGCTTTGCTTCTGTAAGAAACAATTGATCCCTGAGTTTCATCTCCAATACATGCTCACTTCTTACATGCCTTTGACAAAATCAGTTCCAtgtgtaaataaataagaattcaTTCACAACAACATTCGCATGAAGCTAGCAACAACAAAATTGTGACACTCCCAAcaattattcttttaaatataatacaatcgATGTTAAAAATTGCATGGAGTCGCTTTTGgttataattatgtaataaataattaaatggaTTATTCTATATTCATTCGATAGGTATCACCCAAGGGTGATCCGGTATAATACCATATTGTATATCAGTTAAATGTTTCAAGAACATTTTGTAAACAGGATTAGAGTGCTCCATCGTTGGTATATGCAATGGTTGTCCAACATATTCTATGTAAGATACAGGACTAATTATGCAAGCTGTTCCTGCTCCAAATATTTCCAAcaactaaaataaaattgtaatttctatgaagttgaaacaaattttaaataaagaataattaaGATAGGATATCTTACTCTGTTTTCTGAAAGTAACTGACAAACTTCGTTCATACAAAATTTCCTTTCACTGACTTTAAATTGATTCCATTCTCTGGCTAATGCTAAAATAGAATTTCTTGTAACTCCAGGAAGAATTAAATCACTTGTTAATGGTGGTGTTATTAACTCTTTTTCtgaaattataacatatttataaaagtaatatgaaattatacagTGAAACTATATAGTTGTGGAACAAgcaattaaacgaaaaatgtaaaatgatGCTCACCACCATCATCATTTATAAAGAACATGAAAATGTTCATAGTCCCGGCCTCAGTTACTTCATTATCTTCTCCATAAAGCCATAATACTTGTTGCAAACCCTTCTCTATAGCTTCCTTTTGTACATATATAGTAGGCCCATAATTGCTACCTACTTTGTAGTTACCACAACCACCTGGCCATGCTCTTGTATATTGGGGATCAGCCAGTAAAGATATGCCAagattttcttttgttttgttAAAATAAGAGCCAACAGGtgacaaaataatatagagTAAAGCAGATTCTGAAGATGCAACACCGAGTGTGGGCTAGATAAAgatgtaaaaatgtaaaaataattataatatatatatatacataaagttctttttatattcttgGTTGAATATTCTCATTGatatttacattaaatatcttttgtataaaaatattaattatctaTGATTATTTCTTCATTGAGATGACTtcttctaataaaaatgttgcATCATCTGTAAGTAACGATGCATACACACCTTTCAAAgtacaatttataaaaaatatatgacataaatacatttttattcgaaattttacaTCAATGGAATCAGAAGTACCATTATATGCTAATATTATTCATGTTTGAAAAAAGATACACTTCTATTcattcatattaaataaagAGCTAATGGCATAAAGATATGACATATACTTCATTGAACATTTAAggctttgtatattaatttttatcttcttaACTTTTAATCACTAGTTCTTGTTCTTTTCTACAATACAATGTCTAAGTGTATCTTATAGTCCTACTCCAACAAAAGAGCATTAAACACTACTTTATCGTGTATTATCATTAAGTATTGTGAAATATATTGCTTACTTTATATGTATCTGTTTTTATGACGTCTGTGACATCAATGACACGATTATTATTCATATCGTTCAATTGATTAACATTCTTTATCTTTAAGATAAGACGTTatattagaatttttcttttaagatgTGCATACTTACATCTATTCCTATAAGTGTTGGGCGTATATATAGACTAGAAGCAGTAGAATGAGGTACCCATTCTTGATCAATACTAATTAATCTAcaacaacatttaattaattcttctCCTATGAACGTAGGTAGGCCAGTTCTCGTTGCTGAATTGTTCATCCGTTCCATATTTAGTTCTGGTCGAAATATTCTTATCTTCCCATCTACTCCTCTATAAGCTTTTAGACCTTCAAACAACTGAAATAATGCATACAGTGCATACATCAGTAAATGCTGTTAAATAATAGAAACGAATAGGAaactttatgaaatataagttGTATTTACCTCTACAGCATAGTGAAGAACTTTTGATGCTGGATGGAGAACTAACTTTTCAAGAGGTGTAATTTCTGGTATTTGCCATCCTCCTAATGTTTCATgataaaatatctttaacATGTGATctgtaaaatatttaccaaATGCTAAAGCACTGACATTGGGCTTTGGTTGTAATTGGTCTGGTCCTGCAAGACGGACTGTTAGATCTGCATACTACAAAATATAGCATTTATAAGTTTcagttaaaataattatttcaagaaattattgaaatatcttttaataaagCATACCTTAAAAGATCGTTCCGGTTGTATTACTTTTTTATCTCTAATTTGTAAAGATGATGAATTCCGtttgatattaaattgaaattgattCAGGATTCCCCCACAAGATAAAATCTGTATAAAACATTGTGgtgttttaataattctaaCATGTAACATACAGTACATCTTTCACTAATACGCTCAGTACAGAATCAACATACacagaaaatagaaataaatatgtgGTTGCAGTATTACATAAGTTCAGTCCGTGTTTATGTGGAACAAAGTATCTTTCTTGAATTTGAAAGGTATATAGTgcttaaattttgtattagcCCAATATGGAAATACAATCATTTCGAATATGTGTTAGAAGTTATACAGAAATCTTGATTCATATcggtattataaaatatctggTTATGTTCAGCGACTGACATGACAAAATAAGACAAACTAATATGCTAAAGTAGTAAAATTCGCGAAGACTCTATCAGAATACCCATTACGGTAATGCTTATGTTAAttcttctattacaaattGCTTACGGAAGTAATGATAGATTTAGGACAGCAAAATACATGGGTACTACATaggttaattaatttttatgtttccGGTTACAAGTTTGAAAATTACATATAAGAGTTAGGATTTATCGAATTAATCGTTTTATCTCAGTatgatttctttttcttctcctttctttttttctcgaaagtcatttctaataaaaatgcaTTCTTGAACACGTGTTATTACAAGCGCTGAATGTCATATTGAACATTGAACTTGCAAGACGCGCGTCAATATCAcaagtttataaaattttattttattaaaattttttgcTGCTGTCAACATTATCGTGTGAAGCTACTGCATTAAAATTGCATAATCTAAgatgtttaaaaaatgagaaacaTAATTTACAAAGATAACACTTTGCGTGTAAAACACATTGAAGCTTATTAAAATAAGATTATACTCGCTAATGATATCTAgcgttattttaatattctattcTAAATAAGTTATTACTACATAATCGTTTGCAATAAAATTactatattaatttaaaatcttTAACTTCTACTTCTTACAAATAACTCATCATTTGTACattgtataaattatatattttaatttttgcttgaaattttcattgttACTTTTAACTTtgacaataaaaaaataaaaaatattggtaACGTGTGGAATGCTTCTAGATCTTGTTCCTAGACAATTTCTATACGCGTATGAGAATCTTGCATCATCACAGAAACTCAGAGATAATTGTGAAGATTTCACGAAAAATATAGACCGAGTAAACAACCAAATCTTATACGAGATATAGTAATTTTTACATCAGAATTTCGTATTctacattttaattaatattagtaTCTATAAGTTTGCAATATTTCAGCGCTTTTAACATTAGATTTTCGAAAGAatcgtgaaaaatataatttacctGACGTCGCAATTGAACCATAGTAATTGAATAGTGATGAATAATCACAAAATGTTTAATCCTTCAGAAGAACCCTTAGCGCACTAGATTCCTTACGCCGTATATTACGAATGTAATTAcgtaaataaacactttgtaaAACGGATTTAAGGTAATTTTACTTATTATTGCttttgaacaaaaaaaaaaaaaaggaaatcaaaaaaaggaaattagaaaagaaagaatggGGAAAAATGTGAAATCGAACAGGGGCGCAGgtgatttaaaatattcactACTAAAAGTGTTAGTATTGCAACCGCTATACAGTGACTCCGTTATTATACACTTGTATTCACTTCTTTGAGCATTCTCGAAGAATGTCTTTGCATTAACCAACGGttaatattttacttattaGCGGGCAAGAGGCGTGAGAGACAGAAAGAAGCAAAGAACCCCCTCTCTACgtcagaaaataaaagagtGGGGAATTTGCCGATTCagtataatatgtatgtatacacatTGTGATATATACAGTGTTCAGGAAacgtatatttaatttcatttaactaGTGTAATATAGTTGTCTTTTTAACCTTAACGAATTGCCTAATTTTGTTGATAAGCATGTACGTCCATTGTAGTCAATATTCATGTTGATTGTAATCAAGTACAATTGAAGATAGACGTTATTAattagtttttatttattagggCTTGAATATCTCCAGTAATAGGAACCATAGTTATATAAATTTTGCAGTAAACTTTAATCAGACTgtaaaataaacgtaaagTTCAGTTCAAAGGCGCGAAAGGAGTTAATTTGTAACAGCAATAAAAGTATTGGTGACAAGAACACCCTGTACGTAAAAGACGAAACTTACGAGCATTGTATGATTGGGAAAGGGGAGGAAAAATTCTAACGGGATTCATAACGAGTGGGGGCAGGGAATTAAAAACAAGTTGATAATATGGTTTGTTCGAGCGATAAGAAAGGACAGCAAGCACGTTGTTAAGAATATCGAACGCTTCTCGATTCTCAAATATATAGAagaattgtaaatatttactatttattattattacagcAAATTATTAGTATCCTCATCCTGTGTACTAATAGtaaatatttactatatttactatatttactatatttattgcatttactgtatttactatatattCACTATTAGTACACAGTATGAGGATTAAAGTAATAATTCTGACTTGTCGCTATCGCTTTAATTACAAAAGTATGTTCTCACATTTACGATTCTTGCGCAAGAGAAATGAATAAATGCGCTACCTTCTTTTCCAAAATTAATAAGAGAATCGAAACTACCGTCGCAATAAAATGTCAACGACAATTTGGTAAATACTCAGGACGAAATCTTCCAGTTTTATTCGTGTCTTCTTTTTGATATTAATAGCGTGTAAATGTAATAAGTAACATATATCATATCAAGCACGTGACAACACTGGGAACTCTTTTATATTATAGTGAATAAGTGTAAACACGAGGAAGATATTTGTAAGTACAATATTCTCTAAGATGATCTGGTAATTTCACGTAAATCGGGTgatatcgtttaatttttagaattaTCTTTCCTAATACTATTCCCGCTTTATCGTTTCCAGTTTAGTTTACACTTTATGATTAACGTAACCTCTAACTTGCAATCCACATTTTCAAATGGTTTAGAAATTCCTCCATATATCTATCgcctttttattataattatccaCTCAATTATTCTAGAAATGAACGAATCTGGACTTTTATTTCATCAGACGAACATTCTTCAATTATTATCCATTCTTTAGATTCTATTTTCAGATATTAGTCTACTGAAAGCAACCGTTTCTTTCCAATCAATACAAAAATCCGTTAAAAATCATGAACGATTCGAGAGATTAGGTTAACTGCAGATTAAAAAGACATATCGTTTCAACGCAACTCTGGAATTAGCTGTGAAAAATAATAGTATCTCCACGACGTGGCTTATTGTATGCTCTTACATCTTTTACTTTTGCAATCAATACCTTCTGCATCATACCACGATAATGAAACTGGCAACGAAAATAAACATTTCATCGCATTTACGTCtatgtacatatacgtataatcCTGTGTCCATTACTGTTTACTGTTTCAGATATTGTGCAAGAATACGAAACGTATTAAACGTTTCCAAATacgtatgtatacatatttacaaaCAAGACACAGTAGATCTCGAGTGTTTTTGACAACAAATTGTAGGCTCGTCCGACACTTGAGGAGGAAGTATCGAATTAAAAGTGACGAAATAATAGAAAACACTGGCTTGATATATTAGAAATTCTTGTTATAATCTCTCTTTATAAATAGTCTTTACATAGAATATATAAGGgtaaaaaaagaggaaaaataatCTTCGCTCATTTCGTTTTGAACAGAATTTGAAAACTTGAATCAGTGAAGCCTTAGATACGAGCGACCGTCGAGTTGCTGCAGACAAAGTTACGATCGAAGCTACGgataatgttttttttttttatttggaagaattttactatcaattctcattgagaattataagtaaattattatggCGTGGTACTATGTCGTGTTTAATAAGTGTTTATcgtgtgtttgattctagctgaatctaacgtttaaaTCTAGAGGGTAATGTCTTTTTAGTCTGCGGATCTGatccgtcgtgtcaagtaattgAGTAACTAACGGTTTTTGGTGGTTGTTAACTCTTATGTTATATCTATTACcgaatttggatatttcttctttaaactGTTGGTATCTTAAGGTCGCGATGTActgtttcgttggtaacataccaaggtgcatctGT includes:
- the LOC126878340 gene encoding branched-chain-amino-acid aminotransferase, cytosolic isoform X2; translation: MLKIFYHETLGGWQIPEITPLEKLVLHPASKVLHYAVELFEGLKAYRGVDGKIRIFRPELNMERMNNSATRTGLPTFIGEELIKCCCRLISIDQEWVPHSTASSLYIRPTLIGIDPTLGVASSESALLYIILSPVGSYFNKTKENLGISLLADPQYTRAWPGGCGNYKVGSNYGPTIYVQKEAIEKGLQQVLWLYGEDNEVTEAGTMNIFMFFINDDGEKELITPPLTSDLILPGVTRNSILALAREWNQFKVSERKFCMNEVCQLLSENRLLEIFGAGTACIISPVSYIEYVGQPLHIPTMEHSNPVYKMFLKHLTDIQYGIIPDHPWVIPIE
- the LOC126878340 gene encoding branched-chain-amino-acid aminotransferase, cytosolic isoform X1, whose amino-acid sequence is MVQLRRQILSCGGILNQFQFNIKRNSSSLQIRDKKVIQPERSFKYADLTVRLAGPDQLQPKPNVSALAFGKYFTDHMLKIFYHETLGGWQIPEITPLEKLVLHPASKVLHYAVELFEGLKAYRGVDGKIRIFRPELNMERMNNSATRTGLPTFIGEELIKCCCRLISIDQEWVPHSTASSLYIRPTLIGIDPTLGVASSESALLYIILSPVGSYFNKTKENLGISLLADPQYTRAWPGGCGNYKVGSNYGPTIYVQKEAIEKGLQQVLWLYGEDNEVTEAGTMNIFMFFINDDGEKELITPPLTSDLILPGVTRNSILALAREWNQFKVSERKFCMNEVCQLLSENRLLEIFGAGTACIISPVSYIEYVGQPLHIPTMEHSNPVYKMFLKHLTDIQYGIIPDHPWVIPIE